The following is a genomic window from Rhizobium sp. NRK18.
GCCGCAGCCTCGGCGAGCGCATCAACGCGGCCCGGCCGATGGGGTCGGACATCATTTACGTGGTGCGCATTCCAACGCAACTCACCAGCTTCTCGGCGATGGTGGTCGGCCGCCGCGTGCAGGCGCTCAGTTCGTCATCGGGTCGCATCATGCTGGCGCATTTTGACGAGGCGCGGCGCAAGGAAGCGCTCGAGACCTGGCCGATCGATCAGATCACGCCGAAGACCATCACGGACCGATCGATCATTGCCAGGGAGGTCGAGGAAGCCGCCGCGCTCGGTTACGGGATCGCGGTCAACCAGAACATCATCAACGAGATCGGCATCGCAGCGCCTGTCTTCACCAAGAACGGCGAGGTGGGCGGCACGGTCCAGTGCTCCGTTTCCAGCCTCAAATGGTCCCTTGAGCGGGTTCACAAGGAAATAGCTCCGCAGCTGATGGAAGTCGCGAATTCGATCATCCTGCCGCGCTGAGGGAGAGGGCCTGTCCCTCGGCTTCAGCGGGTGGGAATGCCTTCCGGCTTCATGTGCCGCTTCTGGGCGGCGATGCGGAAGGGTGCGTTCGGCGCACCATAGCCGCGATAATTCCCTCGGCGCTCGACGATCTCGAAGAAGAAGCCTTCGCCGAACACCGGGCTGTAGAGCTGGAAATACTCGCCGTCCGCATCCTGATCATAGAGAATGTTGTGGGCGCGCAGACGATCGGCAAGCGCCGGCTCCAGGCCGAAGCGGGCCTCGACATCGTCATAGTAATTGCGCGGGATTTGCAGGGGTTGCAGGCCGTTTTCGGCCAGCGCCTCGGCCGTCGCGAAAATATCGTCCGTTGCAAAGGCCAGATGCTGGATGGCGGAGCCGAAGCTTTCGGCCATGAAGTGGCCGGCGAGTGTCTTGCGGTTCTCGGCGCCGTTGAGCGTGATACGCAGGCTGCCGTCGCTGCTTTCGACGACCTGGCTGCGGACCAGCCCACTCGGGTCGGGTATGTCGACCTGCGGGGTCTTGGCGAGGTCGAAAATCGACGTGTAGAACAGCAACGCCGAAGGCAGTTCGTCCGAGCGCATCGTCTGCGCCACATGGTCGATGCGGGTGAGGGCGGCGTCGACCGGCGGGTTTTCGTCCTGCATCGGTTCGAACTCGATGTCCCAGACCCGAGCGAGTTCGCTCTTGTCGTCGATGAAGTAGATCAGTCCCTCGCCGGTGCCGCGGATGGCCGGAATGTTCAACTCGCCGGGCCCGACGGCCTGCTCAAAGGGGACGGCATCGAGCGCCTGGGCGCGCTTCAGCGCGGCCGCAGCATCTCCCACCTTCAGGCCCATCGCGTAGGCCGATGTGCCGTGGACGGCAAAGGTGGAATGGGCAAAGCCCTCGTGCTCGGTGTTGACCACGAGATTGATGGCGCCCTGGCGGAACAGGGTGACGGCCTTGGACTTGTGGCGAGCGAAAGCACGGAAGCCCATCATCCGCAGGAGTTTCGAAAGCGTCTGCGCTTCCCGTTGGCTGGTTGCGAATTCGATGAACTCGACCCCGCTCACCTCCGCCCTGTCCGGCATCGCCTTCGACGCGATCGCAATTCCCGGCTCTTCCCTCCTGACCCTGTCCATCAGGTGGATCAGAGACCGGTGGCCGTCATTGGAAACCAGTTTCGGAGCGCCGCCGCGGAACTGGTCGTTGAAGATTTCCAGGGACAGGGGACCGTTATAGCCCGTTGCTGCAACGGCGCGCATGAAGGCGACGACCGGCAGATCGCCTTCGCCCGGCATGTTGCGGAAATGCCGGCTCCAGTAGAGCAGATCCATGTCGATCAGCGGCGCGTCGGCGAGCTGGACGATGAAAATGCGGTCGCCGGGGATGGAGCGGATCGAATTGACGTCGATCTTTCGGGAGAGCGTATGGAAGGAGTCGAGGATGAGGCCGATATTCGGGTGGTCGGCACGGCGAACGATTTCCCAGGCGTCGCGGTGGTCATTGATGTGTCGGCCCCAGGCGAGTGCCTCGTAGCCGACGCGCAGTCCACGCTTTGCCGCGCGCTCGCCGAGCTCACGAAAATCGTCGGCCGCGCGATCGATGCCGCCGAGCGAGATCGGGGAGATGTTGGAGCAGACGAGCATCAGGTCGGTGCCGAGTTCCTGCATGATGTCGAACTTGCGTTCGGCGCGGTCGAACGCGCGGGATCGCTGCGGCTCCGGCATGCCTTCGAAATCGCGGAACGGCTGAAACAGCGTGATCTCAAGCCCGGCGTCGCGGACCATGTTGCCGACATCGCGCGGCGAGGCGTCAAAGGTGAGGAAGTCGTTTTCGAAGATCTCGACACCGTCGAAACCGGCGGCGGCAATCGCCTCCAGCTTTTCGCCCAGTGTGCCGCTGATCGAGACGGTTGCAATGGAAGTCTTCATCGGTCCATTTCCTCTCTTTGACGCGCGCTCAAGATCACATTGGGTGGTCGCTTTCGGCCGGCGCGGCTCGCATCCATCATCTATGGCAATCCGAGTATATGGCAAATAGCAAAATATACGAGGAAATCAAAATTATGGTACGGATAGCGATTATGTCACGCCGCGAGCCGGGCCTGTCGATCCAGGGGCCGAAGACGCTGCCACGGTCGACCGCAGTCCTTCAGATGTGCGATGAAACCACTATGTCAGCCGGGAAGCTGGATTTCCACTCCGAAGAGGGTCTCGTGCATGCGATTGGTGGCGACGCCGACGGCACCCATCAAGGCCGCACGGCTGCCGAACTGGCTGAGTTCCAGGCGCAGCGGCAGTGGCGTGCAGCGCGGCAGGTGGCGGCAGATGACGTCCATCAGTTCCTGCCGCGCGCCGATGCTGCCGCCGAGCACGACGAGTTCGGGATCCAGGATCGCGGCGATGGCGGCAAGTGCCGATGCGGCGATGCGCCCTGTTTCCTCCAGCGCGGCGACCGCCGCCTGATCGCCGGTTTCGAGTGCCGCGAAGATATCGCGAACGGTGCTTCCCGCCTTTCCGCCGAAGCCCTGATAGCGCTCGGAAATCGCAACGCTGCCGATTGAGCTCTCCAGCGTTCCGAGCAGGAAGCCGCGGGAATCGTAAGGGTCAGCGCCGATCGGCAAATAGGCGATCTCGCCCGCTCCGCCGCGCGCGCCGCGCACCAGCTTGCCATTGGCGATCAGACCCATTCCGACGCCGGTGCCGAACGCCACGAAGGCGAAGTTGTCGATCTCCTTGCCGTGGCCCCGCCACTGCTCGCCACAGGCCGCAAGGTTGACGTCGTTCTCGATTTCGACCGGCACGCCTAGCCTTGTGGAGAGAAGGCCACGCAGATCGATGGAATCGAGACCGGGAATATTCGGGGCGATCGCGATATGACCGGTTCCCGGTTGCTGGTAGCCCGGCGTGCCGAGGACGGCGATGCTGAGCTTTGAGCGCGGTGCGCCGGCCTCCGTCATGAGGTCGGCAACCACGGTCTCCAGCTGTGCGACGAGGTGTTCACCGCCACGCTTGTCGGTCGGCACGACCGTTTCGGAGAGGATGTTGCCGGCGAGATCCGTCACGGCCGCCGCGATTTTCGTGCCGCCGATGTCCATGCCGACGGCGAAAGCTGCTCGATGGTTGATCTCGTAACCCAGCGCATTGCGGCCGGCCTTGGCCTCGATATGTCCGACCGGGACGAGCCATGCATCGTTCTCGAGATCGCGGACGACTTCGGATATGGTCTGTTTCGAAAGCCCGGTTATCTTGGCGATGCTCGTCCTCGACTGCGGACCTTGCTGGAGGATGGTGCGCATGACCGCGTTGATGGAAATCTTGCGGGCGACGGGCCGATCAGCGGCGTTTGGCACCATGGTACTCCAGTTCGTCAGGGACGCGGTCCTAATTGTGGCCCGAGATCGTCAAAATCGGCCTCTTCATGCCGATGGACGACGATTTCAGCGCTCTCGTTGCCAATCAATTGGCAAATTCCGATTCATTTGTCTACCTCCTTGACAAATAATGATCGGTGTTTGTACGCTCGCCTAACCTTGAACGGAAAGAGCGGCATATGCTGACGATGGGATCGGATGAGACATCGCGTGGAAGCGGGTTTTGCGCCCGCCCGGTGGCGTTGGCATCCCGGTTTCAGGCGTGGTGCTGCCCTGGTGGAGGCGTCTTACCATGACCGCAGCGCGCGCCGTTCCAGGATTGATCTGCCAAAGGCATGATGCGTTTCCCGCGACGGCGCCGCGACTGTATGAACGGTCCGCTGCTGTTGTCGCGTCAGGCCCTGAATTTCATGCCGAAGATGACGTGGCCGTCACGGCTGATGTCTTCGAAGCCGAGGTGGCGGTAGAAGCCCTTCGCCTTTTCGTTGGTGGGGCTGACGCCAAGATGGATACCGGCCGCACCATGCGCCTTCAGCGCCTCCAGTTGCGTCTCGATCAGACGTCGCCCCCAGCCGGACGACTGCGCGCCGGGCAGGATGTTGATGTGCAGATGCGCGGGATATTCTGCATGCAGGTCGGCAAGCGGGCGATCCGGATTGGCGATGCGCTCCAGCGCACCGGCGTCGAGCGGTGCGGACGGCTGCATGCCGGCAACGATCTTGCGGATGTCAGGCCACCACTCGGCTGCAAGACGGGCGCTGAACGCCGCCGTGTCGGGTGTGCCGATCACATAGCCGATCGCCTTTTCGCCGTCGTCGAGCAGGAAGGTGAAATCCGGCTCGAACTTGCCGTAGGGCGCGGCCCAGATGTAGCCTGGCAGTTTGGGGTTGCTGTAAAGGGCGCTTGCATCCGAGCCACTGTCGGCGGTTTTCAGGCAGATCTCGTACAGCGCGTCCATGTCTGCTTCCGTCGCGCGGCGGATGGAAAGCGCGGAGGTCTTCTCGGTCATGTCTGTCATCCTCTTGTGACTGGCGGGCGGCACGCTCGCGTTTTGCGAGAGGCGAAGCGGCGGGCGGATTGGCGGGAAGCTAGATCAAACCCGGGGCCAAGAACAGGGGCCGAAATCGCAAATTTTTCATCCGCTGCTGAAGCGGGGACAGTTCGCCGGACACGCATCCGGGCGGAAAATGCCTTGCGCAAACAGAAGGTTTGCGCAGGGTGAACGGTAACGACAAACAAGGGTTCAAATCCAGAAGGGCTAGGAAATGTTTGACACAATCCTCATGCGCATGAAGCTACGCTCACGCATGTCCACGGCGACCACGACGGCTGCTGCGGTCATGATCCTCTCGGCGTCGCACGCTGCCGTTGCAGCCGACCTGCCGGTATGGGACGACTACACCTATGAGGGCCAGAGCGCCGTCATGGAAACGCTGAACAAGAACTTCGAAGCGGCTCATCCGGACGTCAAGGTCATTCGCACCCAGCGCACGTTCGACGATCTGGCGCTGACCCTGAAGCTCGCCGTTTCGGCCGGTGACGGCCCGATGGTGACCAAGGTCAACCAGGGCGCCGGCGACATGGGCGCCATGGTCAAGGAAGGCCTGCTGCAGCCGGTTGACGACTACATTTCCAAGTACGGCTGGGACAAGCGCCAATCGGACAGCCTTCTGGCACGTGACCGCTGGTCCGACACCGGACAGTTCGGCGAAGGCAAGACCTACGGCATCTCCGGCCTCGGCGAAATGGTCGGCCTGTTCTACAACGAGAAGCTTCTGAAGGACGCCGGCGTCGAACTGCCGCTGAAGAACTTCGCCGACTTCGAAGCCGCCCTCGACAAGCTCAAGGCCAAGGGCACGACGCCGATCACCATGGGCACCGCCAAGCAGCACCTCGCCCTGCACCTGATCGCCGCCATCAGCCAGGCGCAGATCGACTCGAAGAACCGCAAGGAACTCGACGACCTGATCTACGGCCGCGGCGGCAGCTTCAACACGCCCGGCAACCTCGAAGCCGCCAAGCTCGTCCAGCATTGGGCGAAGGACGGCTATTTCACGGACGGTTACCAGGGTATTTCCGGCGACGACGCCGTGCAGCTCTTCATCGCCGGCCAGTCCGCCTTCCTCGTGTCGGGTACCTGGTACTTCGGCGACATGAAGGCCAATCCGGACATTCACTTCATGCCGATCCCGGCTCCGGAAGGCGTCGAGCATCCGCTGACCGTCGGCGGTGTCGACCTTGCCTGGGCAATCACCAGCATCGCCAAGACCAAGGAAGAGCAGGACACGGCCGGCGCCTACATCGACTACATGGTTTCGCCTGAAGCCGCCGTCGAATGGGCCAAGGCCGGCTACTTCCCGTCGACCGCACTGCCGGAAGGCACGAGCATCGACATGTCGCCGCTGCTCAGCGAAGGCATTTCCATGTGGAAGACGCTGAACGCTGCCGACGCCATCGGTCACTATCCGGACTGGGCAAGCCCGACCATGCTGAAGACCTATGACGACAACACCCCGCTGCTTCTCGCCGACACCGAGACGCCGGAGCAGTTCGTCGAGGCTCTCGACAAGGACTACCAGGGCTATCTGGCGAGCAAGAAGTAAGCTTCGGCGGATCGAAAATTCCCGCGGCCGCATTCGTGCGGCCGCCCTCACGAGGAGTTAGAATGAAAGCCTCCGTCCTTGACGCTCCCGTGCGCAAGAACCTTATCTTCGTCCTGCCGGGCCTGATCATCTATGCCGCGTTCGTGCTCCTGCCGATCCTGGCGGCGATCTATCTCAGCCTGACGAAATGGAACGGTATCAGCGCGCCGGATTTCGTCGGCTTCGGCAATTACATCGAGCTGTTCAGTGACAGCCGCTTCTTCATCTCGCTGCGCAACAACGCCGTCCTGATGATCTTTTATTGCGTCGTGCCGCTTGCGATCGGCATCGTGCTGGCTG
Proteins encoded in this region:
- a CDS encoding ROK family transcriptional regulator; protein product: MVPNAADRPVARKISINAVMRTILQQGPQSRTSIAKITGLSKQTISEVVRDLENDAWLVPVGHIEAKAGRNALGYEINHRAAFAVGMDIGGTKIAAAVTDLAGNILSETVVPTDKRGGEHLVAQLETVVADLMTEAGAPRSKLSIAVLGTPGYQQPGTGHIAIAPNIPGLDSIDLRGLLSTRLGVPVEIENDVNLAACGEQWRGHGKEIDNFAFVAFGTGVGMGLIANGKLVRGARGGAGEIAYLPIGADPYDSRGFLLGTLESSIGSVAISERYQGFGGKAGSTVRDIFAALETGDQAAVAALEETGRIAASALAAIAAILDPELVVLGGSIGARQELMDVICRHLPRCTPLPLRLELSQFGSRAALMGAVGVATNRMHETLFGVEIQLPG
- a CDS encoding IclR family transcriptional regulator, which codes for MSEGEKKKQDTLFVGSLEKGMRVMAAFGLHHAELGLTELAELTDLDKSAAQRLANTLHKIGYLEKDADSRRFRPSLKFLELAASYLSSDPFVQLAMPKLIELSRSLGERINAARPMGSDIIYVVRIPTQLTSFSAMVVGRRVQALSSSSGRIMLAHFDEARRKEALETWPIDQITPKTITDRSIIAREVEEAAALGYGIAVNQNIINEIGIAAPVFTKNGEVGGTVQCSVSSLKWSLERVHKEIAPQLMEVANSIILPR
- a CDS encoding extracellular solute-binding protein — encoded protein: MSTATTTAAAVMILSASHAAVAADLPVWDDYTYEGQSAVMETLNKNFEAAHPDVKVIRTQRTFDDLALTLKLAVSAGDGPMVTKVNQGAGDMGAMVKEGLLQPVDDYISKYGWDKRQSDSLLARDRWSDTGQFGEGKTYGISGLGEMVGLFYNEKLLKDAGVELPLKNFADFEAALDKLKAKGTTPITMGTAKQHLALHLIAAISQAQIDSKNRKELDDLIYGRGGSFNTPGNLEAAKLVQHWAKDGYFTDGYQGISGDDAVQLFIAGQSAFLVSGTWYFGDMKANPDIHFMPIPAPEGVEHPLTVGGVDLAWAITSIAKTKEEQDTAGAYIDYMVSPEAAVEWAKAGYFPSTALPEGTSIDMSPLLSEGISMWKTLNAADAIGHYPDWASPTMLKTYDDNTPLLLADTETPEQFVEALDKDYQGYLASKK
- a CDS encoding bifunctional sugar phosphate isomerase/epimerase/4-hydroxyphenylpyruvate dioxygenase family protein; this translates as MKTSIATVSISGTLGEKLEAIAAAGFDGVEIFENDFLTFDASPRDVGNMVRDAGLEITLFQPFRDFEGMPEPQRSRAFDRAERKFDIMQELGTDLMLVCSNISPISLGGIDRAADDFRELGERAAKRGLRVGYEALAWGRHINDHRDAWEIVRRADHPNIGLILDSFHTLSRKIDVNSIRSIPGDRIFIVQLADAPLIDMDLLYWSRHFRNMPGEGDLPVVAFMRAVAATGYNGPLSLEIFNDQFRGGAPKLVSNDGHRSLIHLMDRVRREEPGIAIASKAMPDRAEVSGVEFIEFATSQREAQTLSKLLRMMGFRAFARHKSKAVTLFRQGAINLVVNTEHEGFAHSTFAVHGTSAYAMGLKVGDAAAALKRAQALDAVPFEQAVGPGELNIPAIRGTGEGLIYFIDDKSELARVWDIEFEPMQDENPPVDAALTRIDHVAQTMRSDELPSALLFYTSIFDLAKTPQVDIPDPSGLVRSQVVESSDGSLRITLNGAENRKTLAGHFMAESFGSAIQHLAFATDDIFATAEALAENGLQPLQIPRNYYDDVEARFGLEPALADRLRAHNILYDQDADGEYFQLYSPVFGEGFFFEIVERRGNYRGYGAPNAPFRIAAQKRHMKPEGIPTR
- a CDS encoding GNAT family N-acetyltransferase, producing MTEKTSALSIRRATEADMDALYEICLKTADSGSDASALYSNPKLPGYIWAAPYGKFEPDFTFLLDDGEKAIGYVIGTPDTAAFSARLAAEWWPDIRKIVAGMQPSAPLDAGALERIANPDRPLADLHAEYPAHLHINILPGAQSSGWGRRLIETQLEALKAHGAAGIHLGVSPTNEKAKGFYRHLGFEDISRDGHVIFGMKFRA